From the Flavobacterium galactosidilyticum genome, one window contains:
- a CDS encoding HPF/RaiA family ribosome-associated protein, whose protein sequence is MTVQINTDNNVEGHARLKTYIAEELKTTLARFEDKITRLEVHLGDENGDKSGVNDKRCLIEARPVNMTPVAVTNHADTTEKAFHGALDKIKKVLETTFEKKKTY, encoded by the coding sequence ATGACAGTACAAATCAACACAGACAATAATGTAGAAGGACACGCACGTTTAAAAACATACATTGCGGAAGAATTAAAAACAACTTTAGCACGGTTTGAAGATAAAATAACCCGTTTAGAAGTGCATCTTGGAGATGAAAACGGAGATAAATCTGGAGTTAATGATAAGCGATGTCTTATCGAGGCTCGTCCAGTTAATATGACGCCTGTAGCAGTTACCAATCATGCAGATACAACTGAAAAAGCTTTTCACGGAGCATTAGATAAAATTAAAAAAGTACTAGAAACAACTTTCGAAAAAAAGAAAACGTATTAA
- a CDS encoding MGMT family protein: MADVNFFECVYAVVRQIPYGRVTSFGAIAKALGTARSARMVGWAMNASHKLEDVPAHRVVNRNGLLTGKLHFDGTNLMQQLLENEGIKIIDNQVQDFDTVFWRPEVQI; the protein is encoded by the coding sequence ATGGCTGATGTTAACTTTTTTGAATGTGTATATGCGGTAGTTAGACAAATTCCTTACGGTAGAGTCACGTCTTTTGGTGCAATTGCAAAAGCTTTAGGAACTGCACGCTCTGCTCGAATGGTGGGTTGGGCGATGAATGCCTCACATAAGCTAGAGGATGTTCCAGCACATCGCGTAGTAAATAGAAACGGTTTACTTACAGGAAAACTACATTTTGACGGAACAAATCTTATGCAACAATTACTGGAAAACGAAGGTATAAAGATTATTGATAATCAAGTCCAGGATTTTGACACGGTTTTCTGGAGACCAGAGGTGCAAATTTAA
- a CDS encoding L,D-transpeptidase family protein, whose amino-acid sequence MKQLYISFILLSLSFSNSYAYQNKTTKAVDKIVVTKKTQPTKTPIKISNAIIANFVNKYPNLKTYRSDLNNLYLKRNYKSIWFGGKGLIEFANLLYAKTNELEQEGLQSKFAYKNKINSIFTEKTTKNLASVDTELLLSAMYLFYAQKVYKGIESDKIKEIGWLIPQKNLSYATLLSYLLVDPKALDKNDTAQFNQYYKLREVLKKYRKIEQNGGWNKIVRDTLVFELKPGDSSQTIGQIRQRLATTGDLHSDSKSNRYDQELIDGVINFKKRNGYNEDPVITFSQISRMNIPIENYIKTIMVNMERCRWIDPEMTKAAQYIIVNIPSYKLFFVRNGKTELESNVFVGGTMNETVIFSGNINYMVFSPYWNIPTSIVQSEIKTALEQNKNYLVENEMESIKGRVRQKPGPKNPLGKVKFIFPNSNDIYLHGSPSKSLFQSEYRAYSHGCINVNKSEELAYLILKDNTEWPVERIKSAMEGGKEITCMLKEKLPVHMGYFTAWVSDSGEISFFNDIYERDDRLAEILFSEDYN is encoded by the coding sequence ATGAAACAACTCTACATAAGTTTTATACTTCTTTCACTAAGCTTTTCAAACTCATACGCCTATCAAAATAAAACAACCAAAGCTGTCGATAAGATTGTTGTAACTAAAAAAACGCAACCAACAAAAACTCCAATCAAAATTAGCAATGCTATTATTGCAAATTTTGTAAATAAATATCCCAACTTAAAAACATACCGATCAGACCTTAATAATTTATACCTCAAAAGGAATTACAAATCGATTTGGTTTGGAGGGAAAGGGCTCATAGAGTTTGCTAACTTATTATATGCTAAAACAAATGAATTAGAACAGGAAGGTTTGCAGTCAAAATTTGCTTATAAGAATAAAATTAACTCCATATTTACCGAAAAAACGACAAAAAACCTTGCATCCGTAGATACTGAATTATTGCTATCTGCTATGTATTTATTTTATGCGCAAAAAGTCTACAAAGGCATAGAATCTGATAAAATTAAAGAAATTGGGTGGCTTATTCCTCAAAAAAACCTTTCCTACGCTACCTTATTAAGTTATTTGCTCGTTGACCCAAAGGCATTGGATAAAAATGATACTGCGCAATTTAATCAATATTATAAACTAAGGGAAGTTTTAAAGAAATACCGCAAAATAGAACAAAATGGCGGATGGAATAAAATTGTAAGGGACACATTAGTCTTCGAATTAAAGCCTGGTGATAGTTCGCAAACCATTGGCCAAATTAGACAACGATTAGCTACAACTGGTGATTTACATTCTGATTCTAAAAGTAATCGCTATGATCAGGAGCTAATTGATGGGGTTATAAATTTCAAAAAAAGAAATGGATACAACGAAGATCCAGTCATTACTTTCAGTCAGATATCCAGAATGAATATCCCTATTGAAAACTACATCAAAACCATTATGGTTAACATGGAACGTTGCCGATGGATTGACCCTGAAATGACTAAAGCAGCTCAATATATTATCGTAAATATTCCGTCCTACAAACTTTTCTTTGTAAGAAATGGCAAAACAGAACTAGAATCAAATGTTTTTGTAGGTGGAACGATGAATGAAACGGTAATATTTAGCGGCAACATTAATTACATGGTATTTAGTCCGTACTGGAACATCCCAACAAGCATAGTGCAGAGCGAAATCAAAACGGCTTTGGAGCAAAATAAGAACTATCTAGTTGAAAATGAAATGGAGTCGATAAAGGGTCGCGTTAGACAAAAACCAGGTCCTAAAAATCCACTAGGTAAAGTCAAGTTTATTTTCCCCAATTCTAACGACATCTATTTGCATGGATCGCCATCAAAAAGTTTATTTCAATCAGAGTATCGAGCGTATAGTCACGGTTGCATCAATGTCAACAAGTCTGAAGAGTTGGCGTATTTAATTTTAAAAGACAACACTGAATGGCCTGTGGAGCGGATTAAAAGCGCAATGGAAGGCGGCAAAGAAATAACTTGTATGTTAAAAGAAAAACTACCAGTTCACATGGGCTATTTCACCGCTTGGGTAAGCGATTCAGGCGAAATTAGTTTTTTTAATGATATTTATGAACGTGACGATCGCTTAGCGGAGATTCTTTTTTCTGAAGATTATAATTAA
- a CDS encoding Mrp/NBP35 family ATP-binding protein codes for MKLDRKDILKALETITVAGEGKNMVESGAVANVITFGDEVVVDLVLHTPAMHIKKRAEDDIKKTIHDLVSPDAKVKVNTKVEAAVAENPNQIKGKAIPGIKNIIGVASGKGGVGKSTVTANLAVSLAKMGFSVGILDADIYGPSMPIMFDVESEKPISVTIDGKSKMKPVESYEVKILSIGFFTSPSQAVIWRGPMASKALNQMIFDADWGELDFMLVDLPPGTGDIHLSIVQALPITGVVIVSTPQAVALADAKKGVSMFMSDAINVPVLGIIENMAYFTPEELPENKYYIFGKEGAKNLAEDLEVPFLGEVPIVQSIREAGDFGRPAAMQTGSLIETVFEEITRNVVREVISRNENLPATEAVKITTMAGCSSVKK; via the coding sequence ATGAAATTAGATAGAAAAGATATTCTTAAAGCTTTAGAAACAATAACTGTAGCTGGAGAAGGAAAAAATATGGTAGAGAGCGGTGCGGTAGCAAATGTAATTACTTTTGGAGACGAGGTTGTAGTCGATCTAGTATTACACACTCCAGCAATGCACATTAAAAAAAGAGCGGAAGACGACATCAAAAAAACAATTCACGATTTAGTTTCTCCCGATGCTAAAGTGAAAGTAAATACTAAAGTGGAGGCTGCAGTTGCAGAAAATCCAAATCAAATAAAAGGAAAAGCAATTCCTGGAATAAAAAATATCATTGGTGTAGCCTCTGGTAAAGGTGGAGTAGGTAAATCTACTGTTACTGCAAATTTAGCAGTATCATTAGCTAAAATGGGATTCTCAGTTGGAATCCTTGATGCTGATATTTACGGGCCGTCTATGCCTATTATGTTTGATGTAGAAAGTGAAAAACCAATTTCTGTTACCATTGACGGTAAATCAAAAATGAAACCAGTTGAAAGTTACGAAGTGAAAATCCTTTCTATTGGATTTTTCACATCGCCAAGTCAAGCAGTTATTTGGAGAGGACCAATGGCTTCAAAAGCTTTGAACCAAATGATATTTGATGCTGATTGGGGTGAACTAGACTTTATGTTAGTCGATTTACCTCCGGGAACAGGTGACATTCACCTTTCAATTGTGCAAGCATTACCTATTACTGGTGTTGTAATTGTAAGTACGCCGCAAGCAGTAGCTTTGGCTGATGCTAAAAAAGGAGTTTCTATGTTTATGTCTGATGCAATCAATGTGCCTGTTTTAGGAATTATCGAAAATATGGCTTATTTTACACCGGAAGAGTTGCCAGAAAATAAATATTACATTTTTGGAAAAGAAGGTGCTAAGAATCTTGCAGAAGATTTAGAAGTTCCATTCTTAGGAGAAGTGCCAATTGTACAATCTATACGTGAGGCTGGAGATTTTGGTCGTCCTGCTGCTATGCAAACAGGTTCTTTGATTGAAACGGTTTTTGAAGAAATTACACGTAATGTAGTTCGTGAAGTAATTAGCAGAAACGAGAATTTACCAGCTACTGAAGCTGTAAAAATAACAACTATGGCAGGTTGTTCATCGGTTAAGAAATAA
- the trmB gene encoding tRNA (guanosine(46)-N7)-methyltransferase TrmB: MGSKNKLKRFKENETFNNVFQPSREEVVGDLFPLRGKWNSDFFKNENPLVLELGCGKGEYSVGLAERYPNKNFVGIDIKGARFWRGAKTAVETGLHNVAFIRTQIELINHIFAENEVDEIWITFPDPQIKYKRTKHRMTNSEFLQLYKRILKKDGVVNLKTDSEFMHGYTLGLLHGEGHEVLYANHNVYVNEGSPEEVTAFQTFYEKQYLEVNKAITYIRFKIKE; the protein is encoded by the coding sequence GTGGGAAGTAAAAATAAATTAAAGAGATTCAAAGAAAACGAGACATTCAATAATGTTTTTCAACCTTCAAGAGAGGAAGTAGTAGGAGATTTATTTCCGCTTAGAGGAAAATGGAATTCCGATTTCTTTAAAAATGAAAACCCACTTGTACTTGAACTAGGCTGTGGAAAAGGAGAATACTCTGTAGGTTTAGCGGAAAGATATCCTAACAAAAACTTTGTGGGAATTGATATTAAAGGAGCTCGTTTCTGGCGTGGTGCTAAAACGGCTGTAGAAACTGGCTTGCATAATGTAGCTTTTATTCGAACTCAAATCGAATTGATCAATCATATTTTTGCTGAAAATGAAGTGGACGAAATCTGGATTACCTTCCCAGATCCGCAAATAAAATACAAGCGTACAAAACATAGAATGACTAATTCAGAGTTTTTACAATTGTATAAAAGAATCCTTAAAAAGGATGGCGTTGTTAACCTAAAAACGGATAGTGAATTCATGCACGGTTATACTTTAGGGTTATTGCACGGTGAAGGTCATGAAGTTTTGTATGCCAATCATAATGTTTACGTAAATGAAGGAAGTCCGGAGGAAGTGACTGCTTTTCAAACATTTTACGAAAAACAATATTTAGAAGTTAATAAGGCAATCACATATATCCGATTCAAAATTAAAGAATAG
- a CDS encoding AsmA-like C-terminal region-containing protein, giving the protein MNSTGDPEIKVATKIKNNELKIPDGLIADCSFNANFTNQYSKEDGCNDANSTIVITEFSGKYKTIPFSIPQGVISNFEKTVAAGSFKSNFDIAQLNEIVSKDLVHFSGGKANVSLDFNFNVMDLKIKKPLFTGKIDVKGAVAKYGPRNLTFVKTDVHLDFTEEALLIKKINFKDRRNNVLMEGKINNFLTLYYDSPEKMVVDWDIYAPFLDVKQVVGIITNSGQQVPKKKTTADNFSREMTSVIEKCQVLLSLKADKMVYSKLEATNAKATVLLVNNEVIVKNGSVESSGGNISFEGKLAPYKNDFILKSNTKINKVNIAKFLTSVNNFGIVSFKPNNLEGFLTASASVQGKLLASGELKTNSLSGTAQFNVNQGALINFKPITNVAKFAFPFRDVNNIIFRTLSGGFEINGELVNVNELKVSSNVINLDVNGVYSFGSGTNLAMTIPLRNPKNDQLIKNKAERAEKRYNGIVLHLLAIDEDGKVKIKWDKNHE; this is encoded by the coding sequence ATGAACTCCACCGGTGATCCAGAAATTAAGGTGGCTACAAAAATTAAAAACAATGAATTAAAAATACCGGATGGACTTATAGCTGATTGTAGTTTTAATGCCAACTTCACCAATCAGTATAGTAAAGAAGATGGTTGCAATGATGCTAATTCTACAATTGTAATCACTGAGTTTTCTGGAAAATATAAAACAATTCCATTCTCAATTCCTCAGGGTGTAATTTCAAATTTTGAAAAGACCGTAGCTGCTGGTAGTTTCAAATCAAATTTTGATATTGCTCAATTAAATGAAATTGTATCGAAGGATTTAGTACATTTTTCTGGCGGAAAAGCTAATGTGAGTTTAGATTTTAATTTCAATGTCATGGACTTGAAAATTAAAAAGCCGCTCTTCACTGGAAAAATAGACGTTAAGGGAGCTGTTGCAAAATATGGTCCTCGCAATCTTACTTTCGTAAAAACAGATGTTCACCTAGATTTTACAGAAGAAGCGCTTTTAATAAAAAAAATTAATTTTAAAGACCGTCGAAATAATGTATTAATGGAAGGAAAAATAAATAATTTCCTGACTTTATATTATGATAGTCCAGAGAAAATGGTTGTCGATTGGGATATTTACGCACCGTTTCTGGATGTGAAACAAGTTGTTGGGATTATCACAAACTCTGGTCAGCAAGTTCCAAAAAAGAAAACTACAGCAGATAATTTTTCTAGAGAAATGACTTCTGTTATTGAAAAATGCCAAGTTTTACTTTCTTTGAAAGCGGACAAAATGGTGTATAGTAAACTAGAAGCAACTAATGCTAAAGCTACGGTTTTACTAGTCAACAACGAAGTAATTGTAAAAAACGGCTCTGTAGAAAGCTCGGGCGGAAACATTTCGTTTGAAGGGAAATTAGCTCCTTATAAAAATGACTTTATTTTGAAATCAAATACTAAAATTAATAAAGTTAATATTGCTAAATTCTTAACATCAGTAAATAATTTTGGCATTGTATCATTCAAACCTAATAATTTAGAAGGATTTTTAACGGCCTCAGCGTCAGTACAAGGAAAGTTACTTGCAAGCGGAGAGTTGAAAACCAATTCTCTTTCAGGTACAGCTCAGTTTAATGTGAATCAAGGAGCATTGATTAATTTTAAACCTATTACTAATGTCGCAAAGTTTGCTTTTCCTTTTAGAGATGTTAATAATATAATTTTCAGGACGTTGTCAGGCGGGTTCGAGATAAATGGCGAATTAGTGAATGTCAATGAGCTAAAAGTAAGTTCTAATGTTATAAATTTAGATGTTAATGGAGTGTACTCATTTGGCAGTGGTACAAATTTAGCGATGACTATTCCTCTTAGAAATCCAAAAAATGACCAACTAATAAAGAACAAAGCAGAGCGAGCTGAAAAGCGTTACAATGGAATTGTATTGCATTTGCTTGCCATTGATGAAGACGGGAAAGTAAAAATAAAATGGGATAAAAACCACGAATAA
- a CDS encoding AsmA family protein, with translation MNQLWERMQTYSKTESFRKLIKRIGFFFLGVFIILSTSIVVLAVYFNNNKAKITTQINNKINENITGTIHIGDVKYKFLKGFPNMTLALSRVELKDSLWTVHKRTLLKAEQIEVRIDLLDLITNEINIDKIEIHNATLHLFKGKDGLVNTAIFKAKPKKKNSESATTSSVNQIILEQVHFISENQLGNKLFDFDVIALKSKIDFETDDWNTNIYLKTIAKSMAFNAQRGTFIKDKVVEGILKVNFSLVKNQISVSAEKLLIGKDLFNVKANFSLDKNTSPFDIAIKAKILWKDASDLLSANIS, from the coding sequence ATGAATCAATTATGGGAACGCATGCAAACATATAGTAAAACTGAAAGTTTTAGGAAATTAATCAAGAGGATTGGTTTTTTCTTTTTGGGCGTTTTTATCATTTTATCGACTTCAATTGTCGTTCTAGCTGTTTATTTTAATAATAATAAGGCTAAGATTACTACTCAAATTAATAATAAAATAAATGAAAATATTACTGGAACGATTCATATTGGAGATGTAAAATACAAATTCCTAAAGGGTTTCCCGAATATGACTTTGGCTTTAAGCCGAGTGGAATTAAAAGACAGTTTGTGGACTGTGCATAAAAGGACTTTGCTAAAGGCAGAACAAATTGAAGTACGAATCGATCTGTTAGATTTGATTACAAATGAAATAAATATTGATAAGATCGAAATCCACAATGCTACATTACATTTGTTTAAAGGGAAAGATGGTCTTGTAAATACGGCTATTTTTAAGGCTAAACCCAAAAAAAAGAATTCTGAAAGTGCGACGACTTCTAGCGTCAATCAAATTATTTTAGAGCAAGTACATTTCATCTCTGAAAACCAACTAGGAAATAAGTTGTTTGATTTTGATGTAATTGCACTGAAAAGTAAAATAGATTTTGAAACTGACGACTGGAATACCAATATTTACTTAAAAACGATAGCCAAGAGCATGGCTTTCAATGCGCAGAGGGGAACTTTTATTAAAGATAAAGTTGTTGAAGGAATTTTGAAAGTTAATTTTTCACTGGTAAAAAATCAAATTAGTGTTAGTGCTGAAAAACTTTTAATTGGCAAAGACCTTTTTAACGTTAAAGCGAATTTTAGCTTGGATAAAAATACATCCCCATTTGATATTGCTATAAAAGCAAAAATTTTATGGAAAGATGCCTCTGACTTGCTAAGTGCAAATATTAGTTAG
- a CDS encoding LysE family transporter — protein MNLITSLFLGFITACIGITPPGLINMTAAKVNLKEGKRSAYWFVLGAVIIIFFQASLAIFFAQFIKARPDVVVLLREVGFGIFLLLTIYFLFIAKKPKKKKGKIKKKSTSTRFFLGMLLSALNFFPIPYYVFVSVSLASYNLFYFDITSVFVFVTGVVLGSFLVFYFYITFFQKIQDKTDYFMRNMNTIIGSITGLVSLITLINIIKYYLN, from the coding sequence ATGAATTTAATCACTTCTTTGTTTTTGGGTTTTATTACTGCTTGTATAGGTATTACTCCGCCAGGGTTAATAAATATGACAGCGGCAAAAGTGAATCTCAAAGAAGGGAAAAGAAGTGCTTATTGGTTTGTTTTAGGTGCGGTAATAATAATTTTCTTTCAAGCATCACTGGCAATATTTTTCGCACAATTTATCAAAGCGCGCCCTGATGTTGTTGTTTTATTGCGAGAAGTGGGTTTTGGTATTTTTTTACTGTTAACTATCTACTTCTTGTTTATTGCAAAAAAGCCAAAAAAGAAAAAGGGAAAGATAAAAAAGAAGAGCACCTCAACTCGTTTTTTTCTTGGCATGCTGCTATCAGCGCTTAACTTTTTTCCTATTCCCTATTATGTTTTTGTAAGTGTCTCATTAGCGTCATATAATTTATTTTATTTTGATATTACATCAGTTTTTGTTTTTGTAACCGGTGTGGTTTTAGGTTCCTTTCTAGTGTTTTATTTTTATATCACTTTCTTTCAAAAAATACAGGACAAAACGGATTATTTTATGCGTAACATGAATACTATTATCGGGAGTATTACGGGATTAGTATCGTTGATTACGCTAATCAATATTATAAAATATTACCTCAATTAA
- a CDS encoding L,D-transpeptidase family protein, translating to MKKFCLYIVLIVFILPLSFVSCKKKIESDPVKIPASINTLEVAFDSTQISTFFQKYPKLKTYQNDVENLYRKHNFHYIWFDKDGLNEFSGILYNKVNNLSSEGIETEIPYKTKFDTIYYNPGKNKKASVDTELLSSSLYFFYSNKVYEGIDKQKTIDLEWFLPRKKQTYVHFLDSLLINPSLINKEEKGVLKQYYLLRDVLQKYQKIEKKGNWSTIELDPAIKSFKPGDSATTIAQIRKYLFLTDAISSDSKSIVYDSDLEAGILNFKKSSGSPVNNIILPQHIKYMNVPITERIKTIMVNMERCRWISNDITKSKELIVVNIPAYELTFFRDGKPEVKSKVVVGKTVNKTVIFSAPMKYIVFRPYWNIPTSILKKEILPGIEKNPNYLAQHNMEWNKNSVRQKPGPTNSLGLVKFLFPNSNDIYLHDTPSKSLFNRDSRAFSHGCIRVARPRDLATAIMKNDPKWDAEKINAKMDSGDEYWYTLKEKIPVYIGYFTVWVDTEGLVHFYDDVYKRDEKLAALLFENREDLKTAE from the coding sequence ATGAAAAAATTTTGCCTATATATAGTACTCATTGTTTTTATTCTACCATTAAGTTTTGTTTCGTGTAAAAAGAAAATAGAAAGCGATCCAGTAAAAATTCCTGCGAGTATTAACACCCTCGAAGTTGCTTTTGACAGCACGCAAATAAGCACTTTCTTTCAGAAATATCCGAAACTTAAAACGTATCAAAATGATGTAGAAAATTTATACAGAAAACATAATTTTCATTACATCTGGTTTGATAAAGATGGCTTAAATGAATTTTCTGGCATACTTTATAACAAAGTGAATAATTTGAGTTCAGAGGGAATTGAAACTGAGATTCCTTATAAAACTAAATTTGACACTATATATTACAATCCTGGAAAAAATAAAAAAGCAAGTGTGGATACTGAATTATTAAGTTCATCACTTTACTTTTTTTATTCCAATAAAGTGTATGAAGGAATTGACAAGCAAAAAACAATTGATCTAGAATGGTTTTTACCTAGAAAAAAACAAACTTACGTTCATTTTTTAGACTCTTTATTAATCAATCCTTCGTTGATAAACAAGGAAGAAAAAGGCGTGTTGAAACAATATTATCTTCTGAGAGATGTGTTGCAAAAATACCAAAAAATAGAAAAAAAAGGAAATTGGAGCACTATTGAATTAGACCCCGCAATAAAATCCTTTAAACCCGGTGATAGCGCCACTACAATTGCACAAATCAGAAAATATTTATTTCTTACAGATGCGATTTCTAGCGATTCTAAAAGTATCGTTTACGATTCGGATTTAGAAGCCGGTATTTTAAATTTTAAAAAGAGTAGCGGAAGTCCTGTCAATAATATAATTCTTCCGCAGCATATCAAGTACATGAATGTGCCTATTACGGAGCGTATAAAGACGATCATGGTTAATATGGAGCGCTGCCGATGGATATCAAACGACATTACTAAATCAAAAGAATTAATAGTGGTTAACATTCCCGCATACGAATTAACTTTTTTTAGAGACGGAAAACCAGAAGTAAAGTCGAAAGTAGTTGTAGGAAAGACCGTTAACAAAACAGTCATTTTTAGTGCTCCCATGAAGTACATTGTATTTAGACCCTACTGGAATATCCCTACCAGCATTTTAAAAAAAGAAATTCTGCCTGGTATTGAAAAGAATCCAAATTATCTCGCACAACATAATATGGAATGGAATAAAAATTCCGTGCGTCAGAAACCCGGCCCTACAAATTCATTAGGACTGGTAAAGTTTCTATTCCCTAATTCCAATGATATTTATTTGCACGATACACCCTCTAAAAGTTTATTTAACAGAGATAGTCGAGCCTTTAGCCATGGTTGTATTCGTGTGGCTAGACCCAGAGATCTTGCGACCGCAATTATGAAAAATGATCCCAAATGGGACGCGGAAAAAATAAATGCTAAAATGGATAGCGGCGATGAGTATTGGTACACTTTAAAAGAAAAAATTCCAGTTTACATCGGCTATTTTACAGTTTGGGTAGATACGGAAGGTTTAGTACATTTTTATGATGATGTATATAAAAGAGACGAAAAATTAGCCGCTCTATTATTTGAAAATAGAGAAGATTTAAAAACAGCGGAATAA
- a CDS encoding NifU family protein — protein sequence MTTDELTIEVQKALEEIRPFLVSDGGDITLISIEDGKHVKVRLEGACTSCSVNQMTLRAGVETTIKKFAPQIETVVNIL from the coding sequence ATGACAACAGACGAATTAACAATAGAAGTTCAAAAAGCACTAGAGGAAATTAGACCTTTTTTAGTTTCTGATGGCGGCGATATTACGCTGATTTCTATAGAGGACGGAAAGCATGTCAAAGTGCGTCTTGAAGGAGCTTGTACTAGCTGTAGTGTAAACCAAATGACGCTTAGAGCAGGAGTGGAGACAACAATTAAAAAGTTTGCGCCACAAATAGAAACGGTTGTGAATATTTTGTAA
- a CDS encoding nuclear transport factor 2 family protein, with protein MKKVIAIFIVLVVSGCKSLMENEVSAEATINTTIDDWHKAAAAANYESYFGLMTDDAVFIGTDATENWNKKAFQVYAKPHFDKGKAWDFTTLERHVFIDKSGKIAWFDELLNTQMKICRGSGVLVKINKEWKIKHYVLSMTIPNESSGEAIKIKQSEDLLIKKLQAKQ; from the coding sequence ATGAAAAAAGTAATAGCCATTTTTATAGTACTGGTTGTGTCAGGGTGCAAAAGCTTGATGGAAAATGAGGTAAGCGCTGAAGCAACTATTAACACAACTATTGATGATTGGCATAAAGCGGCAGCAGCTGCTAATTATGAATCTTATTTTGGTTTAATGACCGACGACGCTGTTTTTATTGGTACTGATGCGACAGAGAATTGGAATAAAAAAGCATTTCAAGTCTATGCGAAACCTCATTTTGACAAAGGGAAAGCTTGGGATTTTACAACTTTAGAGCGACATGTATTTATTGATAAATCTGGAAAAATCGCTTGGTTTGATGAATTGTTGAATACGCAAATGAAAATTTGTCGCGGGTCAGGAGTATTGGTTAAAATAAATAAGGAATGGAAAATAAAGCATTATGTTTTGTCAATGACTATTCCTAATGAGAGTTCTGGCGAAGCAATTAAGATTAAACAATCTGAAGATTTGCTAATAAAAAAATTACAGGCGAAACAATAG